A window of Funiculus sociatus GB2-C1 genomic DNA:
AGAGATTAGTGGTTAATTCTGTCAAGTTAGGGATAGAAACAGGAACAACGGTTGCTCCTAACTTTTCCATTTTTTCTAACTCTGCATTAATAACAGAATTCACCTCAGCATGGATTGGCTCCTGCCCAAATAGATCTAAAACAACACCTAATTTGGCTCCTTTGAGAGCATCTGCATCCAGAAAATCAATGTAACTTTCTGGCACGTTACCAATGCTGGTAGCGGTTGCTGGATCGGCGGGATCGTAACCTACCATTGCATCTAGCATTAAAGCCGTATCTGCAACGGTGCGTGTAATTGGTCCAGCCGTATCTTGAGTGAAGGAAATGGGAACAATGCCATCACGGCTGAGTAATCCAATTGTTGGACGTAACCCAACCAGACTGTTGGCAGATGCTGGAGAACGAACAGATTGCCCAGTATCAGAGCCTGTTCCAAGCACTGCGAAGTTGGCAGCGATCGCCGCCCCTGTACCTCCACTTGATCCGCCTGGGGTTCTCCCCAAGTCATACGGGTTTAACGTCTGTCCACCTAAGGAACTGATGGTATTACCGCCAGATGCATATTCGGTTAAGTTAGTTTTAGCAATAAAAATTGCCCCCGCCTCTCGCAAACGCGCCACCGTAAAGGCATCATCTGGAGGAATTGAATTCTTCAACGACAGAGATGCTGCTGTGGTAGGTAAATCAAACGTATCAAAGTTATCCTTTAGAATAACTGGAATCCCATGTAGTGGACCTCTCGGACCCGTTGTTTGACGCTCTAAATCTAACGCTCTAGCGAGCTCTAGCGCATCTGGATTAACCGTAATAATTGAGTTAAGGCTGTCATCATAAGTATCAATTCGATTGAGATATAGCTCAACCAATTGCTTCGATGTTAATGCACCAGAATCAAATGCTTTGTTAATCTCGGAAACCGTTGCTTCTTCTAGCCGAAACGTTGCTGCTAACGCCCCTACTGGGAAAAGCCCTAGCATTATTGCTTGACCAGCGACTACCATAGCCGTTCGCTTCATGCTCTTCAGCACAATTCCTATCTCCTATAATCCAGTGAACGATTTAGCGATTGAAGTAGTGCATGGGTGCGCTTACAGTACTGCTGTAACGCACCGCTAGTATCTTAGAGTCGGTTTGCATCAACACAAACAACCGCTGAATTGCCAACCGCTTCCTCGTAAGCTACAGGCAAAATCGCTTTGTACGTTCCTTGGGGTTGACCGTTACGCCGCTTGACGAATTTGATTCCAAGAGCGCTAATTCCTAGCACAGCCAAAGCTGGAATCATGCCAGGTTCGGGTACTGTTTCGTATTCAATCTCCTCTCCTGGAAGAGCAGGGAAAAGTGGTGGTGGGCTACGGAATTTTGTTGTTTGTTCATAGGCGTAAGCGTATCCAAGCAATGTGGGTTCGCTGAAGGCACGACCAAAAAGAGAAATAGTTAGCGGCAACCCATCGGATGTGAAACCCATCGGCACTTGAACATCGGGGAAACCGGTAATGTTCGCGATGTTTCGTGCAGCAGGGACAGTTTCATCACAAATATAGGTTGGGTCTTCTACCGTGTAAATGGGAACAGCAGGACAATTTCGAGTTGGATAAATTAATGCATCAAGATCATTACTATCCATTAGGTCTAAAACAGTTTTCCTCACAAGCGGAATACCATTTTCGACCGCATCAATGTAATCGGGATTGGTTAGCCCTCCACTTGCCAGGTTTCGCCTGTATGACTCAATACGCCCAGGTGCGACAGAGCGATCGGAGTTTACGACATCCGGATCAGTACTAATCGCTAGAATTTCTTCCAGTGTCTTGGGATAATCTCCCTCCAACGTAGCTAGATACGCCTCAATCTGAGGTTGAAACTCTGAATCAAATATAAGCGTTGATATCTGGCTCCGCTCCTCAAGAAATTCCTTAGAATAGCTTGTCTCAACAATGGTTGCTCCTAAGTCAGTTAGTTGGTCAACAGCATCCTCAAATAACTGATCTACCTCGACGTTGCCGCCTAAGAAGTTTTGCAATACGCCAATACGCGCTCCTTGAAGTGCATTCTTATCGAGAAACTGCGTATAATCCTTAAAAAACTTACCTTCGCTCTCAAGCGTCACAGGGTCAGCAGGATCAATCCCTGTCATAATTCCTAGAGCGATCGCAGCGTCTTCTACCGTCCTTGTCATCGGTCCTCCAGTATCGAAAGACAAGGCTAATGGAATAATCCCATCACGGCTCAATAGCCCTAAAGTGGGTTTAATTCCAACAAGCCCATTATGAGCAGACGGGCTACGAATTGATCCACCTGTGTCGCTTCCTGTGCCGATTACACCAAAGTTAGCAGCGATCGCAGCACCAGTACCACCGCTTGACCCTGCGGGCCCACGCACCAAGTTGTAAGGATTTAACGTTTGCCCTCCAAAGGAGCTGTATCCATCCCGTCCTCCACTAGAAGCAAACTCGCTCAAGTTAGCTTTAGCAAGGATAATCGCTCCTGCATCTCGCAATTGTTTAACGAGGAAAGCGTCATCTGGTGGAATTGAGCCTTCTAAGGTAATTGATCCACCAGTAGTAGGCAGATCAAAGGTATCGTAGTTGTCTTTGAGAATAACTGGAATTCCATGCAGTGGGCTTCTCGGGCCCGTTGTTTGACGCTCTATATCTAACGCTCTAGCAATTTCTAGTGCATCTGAATTAACCGTGATAATTGAGTTAAGACTGTCATCGTAAGTATCAATTCGATTGAGATATAGCTCAATCAATTGCTCTGATGTTATTGCACCTGCATCAAACGCTTTGTTAATTTCAGAGACCGTCGCTTCCTCTAGTTGAAACGTTGCTGCTAACGCTCCAAAGGGAAGGAGTCCTAACGCTATCGTTTGAGCCACTACTAAAGTAACCGTTCGCTTCATGCTTTTCAGCATTGTATTAACTCCATAGTCAGGTGAATGGCTTATGCAAATTGAATTGAACTACGCAAAACGAACCAACCCATTAAGCGGGACTTTGTACTTTCTTACGCTTCAAACCTAAAGTTGAGACCCCGATGACGCTTAATGCGATCGCCACTCCTGGCTCGGGTACAGTCTCATATTCGATCTCCTCTCCAGGAAGCGCCGAGAAAAGTGATGGAGGACGACGGTGTTTAGTTGTTTGCTCGTAGGAATACCCCAATCCAATGAGTGTTGGTTCATCAAAGGGGCGGCCCCAGAATTGCAGTCCTGCGGGGAGGGTATTATTGATGCTGTAACCCATTGGCACTGTGATTGCTGGAAAACCTGTGGGTGGAGCAGTGATACCGCTGTTGTTGCCATTTGGACTGGTTTCATCGCCTATTAACCGAGGCGGATTGCTCCAGGTTGGAAAGATAAATGCATCATATTTGTTAGAATCGAGAACATCTAACACTGCCGTACGCATCAC
This region includes:
- a CDS encoding amidase family protein, translating into MKRTAMVVAGQAIMLGLFPVGALAATFRLEEATVSEINKAFDSGALTSKQLVELYLNRIDTYDDSLNSIITVNPDALELARALDLERQTTGPRGPLHGIPVILKDNFDTFDLPTTAASLSLKNSIPPDDAFTVARLREAGAIFIAKTNLTEYASGGNTISSLGGQTLNPYDLGRTPGGSSGGTGAAIAANFAVLGTGSDTGQSVRSPASANSLVGLRPTIGLLSRDGIVPISFTQDTAGPITRTVADTALMLDAMVGYDPADPATATSIGNVPESYIDFLDADALKGAKLGVVLDLFGQEPIHAEVNSVINAELEKMEKLGATVVPVSIPNLTELTTNLSVTSYEFKETLNAYFASLGPDAPVKTMEELIASGLYDPSIKASLEAAQAIESPLQDPEYLRRLQQREAFKETLLDLMDEYQFDALVYPHQQRLVVPVGEPQADRNGILAWGTGFPGLVVPAGFSAPSDAAPTGVPIGIEFFGRPFSESTLISLAYSYEQGTQNRRSPTLFPALAGEEIESVPEPGMVIALGITGLSAFGLKRKKAQSPT
- a CDS encoding amidase family protein, whose product is MLKSMKRTVTLVVAQTIALGLLPFGALAATFQLEEATVSEINKAFDAGAITSEQLIELYLNRIDTYDDSLNSIITVNSDALEIARALDIERQTTGPRSPLHGIPVILKDNYDTFDLPTTGGSITLEGSIPPDDAFLVKQLRDAGAIILAKANLSEFASSGGRDGYSSFGGQTLNPYNLVRGPAGSSGGTGAAIAANFGVIGTGSDTGGSIRSPSAHNGLVGIKPTLGLLSRDGIIPLALSFDTGGPMTRTVEDAAIALGIMTGIDPADPVTLESEGKFFKDYTQFLDKNALQGARIGVLQNFLGGNVEVDQLFEDAVDQLTDLGATIVETSYSKEFLEERSQISTLIFDSEFQPQIEAYLATLEGDYPKTLEEILAISTDPDVVNSDRSVAPGRIESYRRNLASGGLTNPDYIDAVENGIPLVRKTVLDLMDSNDLDALIYPTRNCPAVPIYTVEDPTYICDETVPAARNIANITGFPDVQVPMGFTSDGLPLTISLFGRAFSEPTLLGYAYAYEQTTKFRSPPPLFPALPGEEIEYETVPEPGMIPALAVLGISALGIKFVKRRNGQPQGTYKAILPVAYEEAVGNSAVVCVDANRL